A single genomic interval of Halichondria panicea chromosome 2, odHalPani1.1, whole genome shotgun sequence harbors:
- the LOC135330901 gene encoding alpha-adducin-like has translation MATSAQQRSRSRRSQARVNSSLNPPQPPAPPPLHSATPLSSLTKKTPYTIQRDYKVLEREKRVTTILSNDHFRAQLESILQSQKDGSAHPKKTNLQKLQESSSHSPSRITKTTGALGSATEAIIPIDDLRGVSSSKYTLAEKQTRCKLAAVYRLVEMFGWSQLIYNSITACSPGDGHGILVNPFGLLYNEVTASRLVMVDIDGKVRDSGSTQLGINQPGFALHAGIHSARKDVKCVVHVHTTAGVAISSMSCGLLPISEEALSLGGISYHDGLHLSIDEQRRQIAENLGPTNKVLILRNHGLVALGESIEEAFHITHKLLKACEIQVALMSVGLTNITQCKGVWSKSRPCQGGVDVESTFTIFDSISRKWGPGELEFEALMRMLDNKGYNTGYRYKALSLLEPENGRSGTWSTAQNNASNDWNFLDQRKIDRTEPVIKKRNGHRKFTEMREQPNQENTPSEVSIEREPADIDRGLSPLARAELTAIQVAQSTGEAVQRLAKDTSLLKHTPANPHSTVEQTVDSSQLSALEMAQNTAERVARSTGEALRTLTHDFAARTQGSSRFPNHVRNGDLEASSEPSLLTGGGYSALPARLTDRFEQRSSLQGMNGLGVTEGKTSTPQQEGRVGLQSFHRSLGSLSFEEGLSPLDKVIHTAEKVAGSTGVAVVKLSDSLTTTP, from the exons ATGGCTACCAGTGCCCAGCAGAGGTCAAGGAGCCGCAGGTCTCAAGCTAGAGTCAATAGTTCCCTCAACCCTCCTCAACCTCCTGCTCCACCACCCCTGCATTCAGCCACACCCCTTTCCTCTCTCACCAAGAAGACACCATACACAATCCAAAGGGACTACAAAGTACTAGAAAGAGAGAAGAGAGTCACTACCATCCTCAGCAATGACCACTTTCGGGCTCAACTGGAGAGCATTCTCCAATCACAGAAAGATGGCTCAGCTCATCCAAAGAAAACCAACCTCCAAAAGTTACAAGAGAGCTCTTCTCATTCTCCAAGCAGGATTACTAAGACGACTGGTGCGCTGGGGTCTGCAACAGAAGCTATTATTCCGATTGATGATCTGAGGGGAGTGAGTTCGTCCAAGTACACACTTGCCGAAAAGCAGACACGTTGTAAGCTGGCAGCAGTGTACAGACTTGTTGAGATGTTCGGTTGGAGTCAACTGATATACAATAGTATTACA GCATGTTCACCTGGTGACGGTCATGGCATTCTAGTCAACCCCTTTGGTCTGCTTTATAATGAAGTGACAGCGTCAAGACTGGTGATGGTGGATATTGATGGAAAAGTCAGAGACTCTGGTAGCACACAGCTGGGAATAAACCAGCCTGGTTTTGCACTGCACGCTGGTATCCATTCAGCCAGGAAGGATGTCAAATGTGTAGTACATGTCCACACAACTGCTGGAGTGGCA ATATCGTCGATGAGTTGTGGTCTGCTTCCTATTTCTGAAGAAGCACTCAGT ttagGTGGCATCTCATACCATGACGGCTTGCACCTCTCCATTGATGAGCAGAGAAGACAGATCGCTGAAAACCTAGGCCCTACTAACAAG GTGCTTATTCTACGAAACCACGGCCTGGTTGCCCTCGGAGAAAGCATCGAAGAAGCCTTCCACATCACACACAAGCTATTGAAGGCATGTGAGATACAG GTTGCACTGATGTCTGTCGGTCTCACCAACATCACACAATGTAAGGGAGTGTGGTCAAAAAGCAGGCCTTGTCAGGGTGGTGTTGATGTGGAATCAACATTTACAATCTTTGACTCTATCTCGAGAAAATGGGGACCAGGAGAATTAGAATTTGAGGCACTTATGAGAATGCTCGATAACAAA GGTTATAACACTGGGTATCGGTACAAAGCTCTCAGTTTGTTGGAACCAGAGAATGGAAGATCAGGAACTTGGAGCACAGCTCAAAAT AATGCCAGCAATGATTGGAATTTTCTCGATCAACGAAAAATTGACAGAACAGAACCTGTTATCAAAAAACGAAATGGACACAGAAAATTCACG GAAATGAGGGAACAGCCAAATCAAGAGAATACTCCATCAGAGGTTTCAATTGAGAGAGAACCAGCTGACATTGATCGTGGTTTGAGTCCACTGGCTAGAGCAGAGCTAACAGCAATACAAGTAGCTCAGTCGACTGGAGAAGCTGTGCAGAGACTTGCCAAAGATACATCACTCCTAAAACACACACCAGCCAACCCgcacagtacagtagaacaaACTGTAGACTCTTCGCAGCTTTCGGCTCTAGAAATGGCACAGAACACAGCAGAAAGAGTTGCAAGGTCCACTGGGGAAGCATTAAGAACACTGACACATGACTTTGCAGCCAGAACACAAGGGAGCTCTCGTTTTCCAAACCACGTTCGGAACGGAGACCTCGAAGCAAGCAGCGAACCGTCCCTGTTGACAGGAGGAGGTTATAGTGCACTACCAGCAAGACTGACCGATAGGTTTGAGCAAAGAAGTTCCCTCCAAGGGATGAATGGACTGGGGGTGACAGAGGGGAAGACGTCAACTCCTCAACAAGAGGGTCGTGTAGGCCTGCAGTCATTTCATCGATCTCTGGGGAGCCTCAGCTTTGAAGAAGGCCTGAGTCCATTGGATAAAGTCATTCACACAGCTGAGAAAGTGGCTGGATCAACTGGTGTTGCTGTTGTCAAATTATCAGACTCTCTAACAACTACTCCATAG